In Niallia sp. FSL W8-0635, one genomic interval encodes:
- a CDS encoding TlyA family RNA methyltransferase: MKKERIDVLLVEQGLFETREKAKRAVMAGIVYCEENRLDKPGEKISADSKLSVKGKTLQYVSRGGLKLEKALKEFDVDVKDKVLLDIGSSTGGFTDCALQNGAKQSYALDVGYNQLAWKLRQDERVIVMERTNFRYVTPVDLKGEMPNIASIDVSFISLKLILPVLKTLLVSGSDVIALVKPQFEAGREQVGKKGIVRDRKVHEAVLEKIIDFSIKEGYVVKNLSFSPITGGDGNIEFLLHLYWDERQEHSDHFYQIKETVDAAHSELKAKKETEE; the protein is encoded by the coding sequence ATGAAGAAAGAAAGAATTGATGTATTGTTAGTGGAACAAGGTTTATTCGAAACGCGTGAAAAGGCAAAACGTGCAGTTATGGCAGGAATTGTCTATTGTGAAGAAAATAGACTAGATAAACCTGGTGAAAAAATAAGTGCAGATTCAAAGCTGTCTGTAAAAGGGAAAACATTGCAGTATGTATCAAGAGGCGGATTAAAGCTTGAAAAAGCGCTTAAAGAATTTGATGTTGATGTGAAAGATAAAGTATTACTTGATATTGGCTCTTCTACTGGTGGTTTTACCGATTGTGCTTTGCAAAATGGGGCTAAACAATCTTATGCCTTAGATGTTGGCTATAATCAATTAGCGTGGAAACTTAGACAAGATGAGCGTGTCATTGTGATGGAAAGAACTAATTTTCGGTACGTAACACCTGTTGACTTAAAAGGGGAAATGCCGAATATAGCTTCTATCGATGTCTCGTTTATATCCTTAAAGCTCATTTTACCTGTTTTAAAAACATTGTTAGTATCAGGCAGTGATGTCATTGCTCTAGTGAAACCGCAATTTGAAGCAGGTAGAGAGCAGGTTGGAAAAAAAGGAATTGTTAGAGATCGAAAAGTCCATGAGGCGGTATTAGAGAAAATTATCGATTTTTCCATAAAAGAAGGGTATGTTGTTAAAAACCTGTCATTTTCTCCAATAACCGGAGGAGATGGAAATATTGAATTTTTGCTACATCTATATTGGGATGAACGACAGGAACACTCTGACCATTTTTATCAAATAAAAGAGACTGTTGATGCAGCTCATTCCGAATTAAAAGCAAAAAAAGAAACCGAAGAATAA
- the spo0A gene encoding sporulation transcription factor Spo0A, which produces MKKIKVCIVDDNRELVGLLEEYIDAQEDMEVIGVAHNGQECLELIEQLEPDVMVLDIIMPHLDGLAVLERMRQMNKKMPNVIMLTAFGQEDVTKKAVELGASYFILKPFDMEYLAGHIRQVSGKTTGFVRKSSSSSFKTHQEPKTKNLDASITSIIHEIGVPAHIKGYLYLREAISMVYNDIELLGSITKVLYPDIAKKFNTTASRVERAIRHAIEVAWSRGNIDSISSLFGYTVSMSKAKPTNSEFIAIVADKLRLEHKAS; this is translated from the coding sequence TTGAAGAAAATAAAAGTTTGTATTGTTGATGATAATCGAGAACTAGTTGGCTTATTAGAAGAGTATATAGATGCTCAGGAAGATATGGAAGTAATCGGTGTAGCGCATAATGGGCAAGAATGTCTAGAATTGATCGAACAACTGGAGCCGGATGTGATGGTCCTCGATATTATTATGCCCCATCTTGATGGATTGGCAGTGTTAGAGAGAATGCGCCAAATGAATAAAAAAATGCCGAATGTTATTATGCTAACAGCATTTGGGCAAGAAGATGTCACAAAAAAAGCAGTTGAATTAGGTGCATCTTACTTTATTTTAAAACCATTTGATATGGAATATTTAGCAGGGCATATTCGTCAAGTAAGTGGTAAAACAACTGGATTTGTTCGTAAATCTTCCTCTTCTTCTTTCAAAACACACCAAGAACCAAAAACAAAGAATTTGGATGCGAGCATTACGAGTATTATCCACGAAATTGGTGTGCCGGCTCATATTAAAGGTTACCTTTATTTAAGAGAAGCGATTTCGATGGTGTATAATGATATCGAATTATTAGGATCGATTACCAAAGTACTTTATCCAGATATTGCTAAAAAATTTAACACAACTGCAAGTCGCGTCGAACGTGCAATTCGTCATGCGATTGAAGTGGCTTGGAGCAGAGGCAACATTGACTCCATCTCCTCCTTATTCGGCTACACTGTCAGCATGTCTAAAGCAAAACCAACTAACTCTGAGTTTATTGCGATTGTGGCTGATAAGCTAAGGCTTGAACATAAGGCTTCTTGA
- the recN gene encoding DNA repair protein RecN, with the protein MLSELSIKNFAIIDSLSISFKKGLTVLTGETGAGKSIIIDAINLLVGGRGSAEFVRHGEEKAEIEGLFYIEEGHPCFRKMTEFGIDIDEGTIVLRRDIALSGKSVCRINGKLITISVLREIGSTLIDIHGQHEHQELMDETKHLQLLDTFAMGELAPVIEEYEEIYRSYMQTHKKLMNLTENEQQMAQRLDLLQFQFNEIESAHLKLNEDEELLEERKKLGNFEKLYDSIQTGYTALRGEQKGLDWLGEVMGNMEEAASLDTEYKDMAESVSNSYYILEDIARQMRSALDYLEYDPERLNEIETRLNEINTLKRKYGKTVAEILEYAAKIEEELETLQNKETHIDLLERELASLKKDLLVEAKELNVLRRKAADRLTDSIHQELKELYMEKTIFEVRIHANENNVTKKGIDEVEFYISTNPGEPLKPLSKIVSGGELSRMMLALKSIFSKHQGVTSIIFDEVDTGVSGRVAQAIAEKIHHVSVDSQVLCISHLPQVAAMADTHLFIAKKIDDGRTATSVTPLAQQEKIREIGRMISGAEITELTKKHAKELLKLAQKAKNRL; encoded by the coding sequence TTGCTAAGTGAATTATCGATTAAAAATTTTGCAATCATAGATAGTCTATCCATTTCTTTCAAAAAAGGGCTTACTGTACTAACTGGTGAAACAGGTGCAGGGAAATCCATTATTATTGATGCGATAAATTTATTAGTTGGTGGACGAGGCTCTGCCGAATTTGTTCGTCATGGAGAAGAAAAGGCGGAAATAGAAGGATTATTTTATATCGAAGAAGGTCATCCATGTTTTCGAAAAATGACGGAGTTTGGAATAGATATCGATGAAGGTACAATTGTTTTAAGAAGAGATATTGCTTTGTCGGGAAAAAGTGTTTGCCGAATAAATGGTAAACTAATTACTATTTCGGTATTAAGGGAAATTGGTTCGACACTAATTGATATTCATGGACAGCATGAACATCAAGAATTAATGGATGAAACAAAACATTTACAACTACTAGATACTTTTGCAATGGGAGAATTAGCGCCGGTTATAGAAGAGTATGAAGAAATTTATCGCTCTTATATGCAAACACATAAAAAATTGATGAACTTAACGGAAAATGAGCAACAGATGGCGCAAAGACTCGATCTATTGCAATTTCAGTTTAATGAAATTGAAAGTGCTCATTTAAAATTAAACGAAGATGAAGAGTTATTGGAAGAGAGAAAGAAATTAGGTAATTTTGAGAAATTATATGATAGTATTCAAACAGGCTACACTGCCCTTAGAGGAGAACAAAAGGGGTTAGACTGGCTTGGTGAAGTAATGGGTAATATGGAGGAAGCGGCAAGTCTAGATACAGAGTATAAAGATATGGCTGAATCTGTTTCCAATAGTTATTATATTTTAGAAGATATTGCAAGGCAGATGAGAAGTGCTTTAGATTACTTAGAATATGACCCAGAAAGATTAAATGAGATTGAAACAAGGCTAAATGAAATTAATACCTTAAAGAGAAAATACGGTAAAACTGTGGCGGAGATTTTAGAGTATGCTGCTAAAATTGAAGAAGAGTTAGAAACACTTCAAAATAAAGAAACGCATATTGATTTATTAGAACGTGAGTTAGCTTCACTAAAAAAAGATTTATTAGTGGAAGCAAAGGAATTGAATGTTTTAAGAAGAAAAGCGGCAGATCGTCTGACAGATAGTATTCATCAAGAATTAAAAGAACTATACATGGAAAAGACAATTTTTGAAGTGAGAATACATGCTAATGAGAATAATGTCACGAAAAAAGGAATAGATGAAGTAGAATTCTATATTTCCACAAATCCAGGAGAACCGCTAAAGCCATTATCGAAAATTGTTTCTGGTGGAGAGCTATCTAGAATGATGCTTGCATTAAAAAGTATTTTTTCTAAGCACCAAGGTGTTACATCCATTATCTTTGATGAAGTAGATACTGGTGTTAGTGGAAGAGTAGCTCAGGCAATTGCCGAAAAAATTCATCATGTTTCTGTTGATTCTCAAGTACTATGTATTTCCCACTTACCACAAGTAGCTGCGATGGCAGACACACATTTATTTATTGCGAAAAAAATTGACGATGGAAGAACTGCTACGTCTGTTACTCCTTTGGCACAGCAAGAAAAGATAAGAGAAATTGGAAGAATGATTTCAGGTGCAGAAATTACCGAATTAACAAAAAAACATGCAAAAGAACTGTTAAAATTAGCGCAAAAAGCTAAGAATAGATTATAG
- a CDS encoding 1,4-dihydroxy-2-naphthoate polyprenyltransferase, with the protein MENVTNEVKPSYKILWKLTRPHTLTASFVPVSIGTVLSFPYASTKWGLFFAMMFACLIIQIATNLFNEYYDYIRGIDTAESVGIGGAIVHHGMRPKLVLNMAISLYIIALLLGIYICSNTSWWIALVGLLGMAIGYLYTGGPLPIAYTPFGEVFSGICMGCIFILISFYIQTGEIHQESILISVPIAILIGAINLSNNIRDIEEDTLGGRKTIAILIGFNKAVNLLAALFILSYLWVIIFVAVGAFSPWLLIVLLSFKKPLEAIKGFKGDRSQTPIAMKNTGLTNTMFGLFITVGYLLDFIMQNM; encoded by the coding sequence ATGGAAAATGTCACAAATGAAGTAAAACCTAGTTATAAAATACTGTGGAAGCTAACAAGACCTCATACGTTAACAGCTTCCTTTGTACCGGTTTCCATTGGTACGGTATTATCTTTCCCTTATGCCTCAACAAAATGGGGTTTATTTTTTGCCATGATGTTTGCTTGTTTGATTATTCAAATAGCAACTAATTTATTTAATGAGTACTATGATTATATAAGAGGCATAGATACTGCTGAATCAGTAGGCATAGGCGGAGCCATAGTTCATCATGGAATGAGACCGAAATTAGTTTTGAATATGGCAATAAGCTTATATATAATCGCTCTTCTTTTAGGTATATATATTTGTTCTAATACTAGTTGGTGGATTGCATTAGTTGGCTTACTTGGTATGGCGATTGGTTATTTGTATACTGGTGGACCGCTTCCTATAGCTTATACACCATTCGGAGAAGTATTTTCTGGAATATGTATGGGATGTATTTTTATCCTTATTTCCTTCTATATTCAAACAGGTGAGATTCATCAGGAAAGTATTCTAATTTCAGTACCAATCGCAATACTGATTGGTGCGATTAATTTATCGAATAATATTAGAGACATTGAAGAAGATACATTGGGTGGTAGAAAAACGATTGCCATCCTAATTGGTTTTAACAAGGCTGTTAATCTACTTGCGGCATTATTTATTTTATCTTACCTATGGGTCATTATCTTTGTAGCAGTCGGTGCATTTAGTCCATGGCTTCTAATCGTATTACTAAGTTTCAAAAAGCCACTTGAAGCGATTAAAGGCTTTAAGGGTGATCGGAGCCAAACACCAATTGCAATGAAAAATACGGGATTAACGAACACAATGTTTGGATTATTTATTACAGTTGGTTATTTATTAGATTTCATCATGCAGAATATGTAA
- the spoIVB gene encoding SpoIVB peptidase, whose product MKSDILRKIIGGILLVSLISLVCNQSFQEYLHIPKSITLFEGQSMEINNSEAISVTANVADEDSVVALSQEKGKLSLQGKVSGKEEMMLELAGFPIKKVDVNVLKDFKVIPGGQSIGVKLNTVGVLVVGHHQVNTEEAKQSPGEKAGIKVGDMIVEINGTKIEKMADVAPFVQKAGEENKPLDITVKREKEEFKTKLMPLKEKGDNTFKLGLYIRDSAAGIGTMTFYHPESKKYGALGHVISDMDTKKPIVVDDGEVLRSTVTSIEKGSNGNPGEKLARFSEDKEVIGDIKTNSPFGIFGELNKDIKNGIMDKPMPITLSDQVKEGPAQILTVVDNDQVKLFDIEVVSSVPQKYPATKGLVIKVTDKELLSKTGGIVQGMSGSPIIQDGKVIGAVTHVFVNDPTSGYGVHIEWMLNEAGIDIYEKEQKAS is encoded by the coding sequence TTGAAAAGTGATATCCTTAGAAAAATAATTGGTGGGATTCTCCTTGTTTCATTAATATCTTTAGTATGTAATCAATCATTTCAAGAATATCTTCATATCCCAAAAAGCATTACATTGTTTGAAGGACAATCAATGGAAATCAACAATAGTGAGGCGATTTCTGTGACAGCAAATGTAGCAGACGAAGATTCGGTTGTTGCATTAAGTCAAGAAAAAGGAAAACTTTCTTTGCAAGGAAAAGTAAGTGGGAAAGAAGAGATGATGCTTGAGCTTGCTGGTTTTCCGATCAAAAAAGTGGATGTGAATGTTCTAAAAGACTTTAAAGTGATTCCTGGTGGCCAGTCCATTGGGGTAAAACTAAATACAGTTGGCGTACTGGTGGTTGGGCACCACCAGGTAAATACAGAAGAAGCAAAACAATCACCTGGTGAAAAAGCAGGGATTAAAGTTGGCGATATGATAGTCGAAATAAATGGAACGAAAATCGAAAAAATGGCAGATGTAGCACCATTTGTTCAAAAAGCAGGCGAAGAAAATAAACCATTAGATATAACTGTTAAAAGAGAGAAAGAAGAGTTTAAAACAAAGTTAATGCCGCTAAAAGAAAAAGGAGACAATACTTTTAAACTAGGGCTATATATAAGAGATTCAGCAGCAGGAATCGGAACTATGACCTTCTATCATCCAGAGTCTAAGAAATATGGGGCATTAGGTCATGTCATATCTGATATGGATACAAAAAAACCAATAGTTGTGGACGATGGAGAAGTACTACGATCTACAGTAACGAGTATTGAAAAAGGTAGCAATGGAAACCCTGGCGAAAAATTAGCAAGATTTTCAGAGGATAAAGAAGTAATCGGGGACATTAAAACAAACAGTCCTTTTGGCATCTTTGGAGAACTGAATAAAGACATTAAAAATGGAATAATGGATAAGCCGATGCCGATTACATTATCTGACCAAGTAAAGGAAGGACCTGCACAAATATTAACAGTCGTTGATAATGATCAGGTAAAGCTATTTGATATTGAGGTAGTAAGTTCTGTACCGCAAAAATATCCTGCTACAAAGGGGTTAGTTATTAAAGTAACAGATAAAGAATTATTAAGTAAAACCGGTGGGATTGTCCAAGGAATGAGTGGTAGTCCAATCATTCAAGATGGGAAGGTAATTGGAGCAGTGACCCATGTATTTGTAAATGATCCGACAAGTGGATATGGTGTTCATATTGAATGGATGTTAAATGAAGCGGGAATTGATATATACGAAAAAGAGCAAAAAGCGTCATAA
- the xseB gene encoding exodeoxyribonuclease VII small subunit, with translation MATNSEKKPSFEEAMEELERIVEKLEEGDVPLEEAINTYKKGMELSKYCHEKLKNVEEQLAEVVLENGKKQPFSIAEEE, from the coding sequence TTGGCAACCAATTCAGAAAAGAAGCCATCATTTGAAGAAGCGATGGAAGAATTAGAAAGAATCGTTGAAAAATTAGAAGAGGGAGACGTTCCATTAGAAGAAGCGATCAATACGTATAAAAAAGGAATGGAGCTTTCGAAATACTGTCATGAGAAATTAAAAAATGTTGAAGAACAATTGGCTGAAGTAGTATTAGAAAATGGAAAAAAACAACCTTTTTCAATTGCTGAGGAGGAATAA
- the dxs gene encoding 1-deoxy-D-xylulose-5-phosphate synthase — protein sequence MDLMSIENPAFLKGLSNKELESLSEDIRHFLINRLSLTGGHIGPNLGVVELTIALHKCFDSPKDKMLWDVGHQSYVHKILTGRAKDFDTLRQYKGMSGFPKMNESEHDVWETGHSSTSLSAAMGMAVARDLKKEDSYIIPIIGDGALTGGMALEALNHIGDEKKNMIVILNDNEMSIAPNVGALHQVLGRLRTAGKYQWVKDELEMLLKKIPAVGGKMAATAERIKDSLKYLLVSGVFFEELGFTYLGPVDGHDFDDLLEQLNYAKKTSGPVLLHVITKKGKGFSPAEKDKIGTWHGTGPYKIETGDFVKPTITAPAWSKLVSDTVLKLARTDERIVAVTPAMPVGSKLEAFAKEFPNRMLDVGIAEQHAVTLAAGLATQKMKPFLAIYSTFLQRAYDQMLHDVCRQNLNVFIGIDRAGLVGADGETHQGIYDIAFLRHMPNLVLMMPKDENEGQHMVNTAIQYNDGPIAMRFPRGNGIGVELDSTLKTIPIGTWEVLREGTDAAILTFGTTIEMAMEAANQLESQGVHVKVVNARFIKPLDEKMLSDLLKKQIPILTIEEAVLQGGFGSYCLEYAHDHGFGANIIDRMGIPDEFIEHGDVNSLLNEINLNKEEVVKRILSIAIKKQKRA from the coding sequence ATGGATTTAATGTCAATTGAAAATCCAGCATTTTTAAAAGGGTTATCCAATAAGGAGCTTGAAAGCCTTAGCGAAGATATCCGTCACTTTTTAATTAATAGACTTTCTCTAACAGGCGGCCATATTGGTCCAAATTTAGGCGTAGTGGAATTAACAATCGCACTTCATAAATGTTTTGATAGTCCCAAGGATAAAATGCTATGGGATGTAGGACATCAATCCTATGTACACAAAATTTTAACTGGTCGTGCAAAAGATTTTGATACCCTTAGACAATATAAGGGAATGAGCGGTTTTCCAAAAATGAATGAGAGTGAGCATGATGTATGGGAAACAGGTCATAGCTCTACTTCGTTATCTGCAGCAATGGGTATGGCAGTAGCTCGGGATTTGAAAAAGGAAGATTCTTATATCATTCCGATTATTGGTGATGGGGCTTTAACAGGTGGAATGGCACTCGAAGCACTTAACCATATAGGTGATGAAAAGAAAAATATGATTGTTATCCTTAATGATAATGAAATGTCGATTGCTCCTAATGTAGGCGCACTTCATCAAGTATTAGGAAGATTAAGAACGGCTGGAAAATACCAATGGGTTAAAGATGAATTAGAAATGCTTTTGAAGAAAATTCCAGCAGTAGGTGGGAAAATGGCTGCCACTGCTGAAAGAATTAAAGATAGCTTGAAGTATTTATTAGTTTCTGGTGTGTTTTTTGAAGAGCTAGGATTTACTTATTTAGGTCCAGTAGATGGACATGATTTTGATGATCTATTGGAGCAACTAAATTATGCAAAGAAAACTTCCGGACCAGTTTTGTTACATGTCATAACTAAAAAAGGTAAAGGTTTTTCTCCTGCTGAAAAAGATAAAATTGGAACATGGCATGGAACAGGTCCCTATAAGATTGAAACAGGAGATTTTGTAAAACCAACCATTACTGCACCAGCTTGGAGTAAGCTAGTAAGTGATACGGTATTAAAATTAGCAAGAACAGACGAACGCATTGTTGCTGTTACTCCTGCTATGCCAGTAGGCTCAAAATTAGAGGCATTTGCAAAGGAATTTCCAAATCGCATGTTAGATGTTGGAATAGCAGAACAGCATGCAGTTACATTAGCAGCGGGTCTGGCGACTCAAAAGATGAAGCCGTTTTTAGCCATTTATTCTACGTTTTTGCAAAGGGCATACGATCAAATGCTTCATGATGTTTGTCGTCAAAATCTAAACGTTTTTATTGGAATTGATCGAGCAGGATTAGTAGGAGCAGATGGAGAAACCCATCAAGGGATTTATGATATTGCTTTTTTACGTCATATGCCAAACTTAGTTTTAATGATGCCCAAGGATGAAAATGAGGGTCAGCATATGGTAAACACGGCTATTCAGTACAATGATGGACCGATTGCAATGCGTTTCCCTCGAGGGAATGGTATAGGTGTTGAACTTGACTCTACTTTAAAAACAATTCCAATTGGTACATGGGAAGTTCTAAGAGAGGGTACAGATGCAGCAATCCTAACTTTTGGAACGACGATTGAAATGGCAATGGAAGCAGCCAATCAGCTTGAATCACAGGGGGTACATGTAAAAGTAGTAAACGCGAGATTCATTAAGCCATTAGACGAAAAAATGCTTTCGGATTTGTTGAAAAAGCAAATACCAATTTTAACAATTGAAGAAGCAGTTTTACAAGGTGGATTTGGAAGCTACTGTTTAGAATATGCACATGATCATGGATTTGGAGCAAATATAATTGATCGTATGGGAATTCCCGATGAATTTATCGAGCATGGCGATGTAAACTCTTTATTAAACGAAATAAATTTAAATAAAGAAGAAGTTGTAAAAAGAATTTTATCTATTGCAATAAAAAAACAAAAGAGGGCTTAG
- a CDS encoding glycerophosphodiester phosphodiesterase, with the protein MTKIFAHRGFSAQYPENTMKAFEEASKAKADGIEIDIQMTKDGEIVIIHDEKVDRTTNGSGYVQELSYNELRSLNAGHRFKHIEKEAIPTLTELFDWMQDNKITCNIEMKNNKISYKGMEEKTIELIRKYGFENRIIFSSFNHYSLVLSYRIAPEIETAPLLSDGIYQPWIYANAIGAKGFHPNYKRINQEIIKSSEEKNIKVRAYTVNNPKTMSALMKEGISAIITDEPILAREVLTHL; encoded by the coding sequence GTGACGAAAATATTTGCACATCGTGGTTTCTCTGCTCAATATCCGGAAAATACAATGAAAGCTTTTGAAGAAGCAAGTAAAGCAAAGGCTGATGGAATAGAAATTGATATTCAAATGACAAAAGATGGAGAAATAGTCATTATTCATGATGAAAAAGTAGATAGAACGACAAATGGATCGGGTTATGTGCAAGAATTAAGTTATAATGAGTTACGATCATTAAATGCAGGACACCGATTTAAACATATTGAAAAAGAAGCTATTCCCACATTAACGGAGTTATTTGATTGGATGCAGGACAATAAAATAACATGCAATATAGAAATGAAAAATAATAAAATCTCTTATAAAGGGATGGAAGAAAAAACAATCGAGCTTATTAGAAAATACGGTTTTGAAAACCGAATTATATTTTCCTCGTTTAACCATTATAGCCTCGTACTAAGTTATCGTATAGCACCTGAAATAGAAACAGCTCCATTGTTGTCAGATGGGATATACCAGCCGTGGATTTATGCCAATGCTATAGGTGCCAAAGGTTTTCATCCTAATTACAAACGGATTAACCAAGAGATAATCAAATCCTCCGAAGAAAAAAATATAAAAGTAAGAGCATATACAGTAAATAACCCCAAAACAATGAGCGCATTAATGAAGGAAGGGATATCAGCAATTATTACTGATGAGCCCATTCTTGCACGAGAAGTATTAACCCATTTATAA
- the ahrC gene encoding transcriptional regulator AhrC/ArgR, producing the protein MNKGQRHIKIREIITNNDIETQDELVDELKSAGYNVTQATVSRDIKELHLVKVPLQDGRYKYSLPADQRFNPLQKLKRMLMDSFVKIDSAENLLVLKSLPGNAQAIGALIDNLDWDEILGTICGDDTCLIICRTAEDGKKISARFLDML; encoded by the coding sequence ATGAATAAGGGTCAAAGGCATATAAAAATAAGAGAAATCATTACAAATAATGATATTGAAACGCAAGATGAATTAGTGGATGAACTGAAAAGTGCTGGTTATAATGTTACACAGGCAACTGTATCAAGGGATATTAAAGAACTTCATTTAGTAAAAGTTCCCCTTCAGGATGGTAGATATAAATATAGCTTACCAGCTGATCAACGATTTAATCCGTTGCAAAAATTAAAAAGAATGCTAATGGATTCATTTGTAAAAATCGACTCTGCTGAAAATTTACTTGTGCTAAAATCCTTGCCAGGAAATGCACAAGCGATTGGTGCATTAATAGATAATTTAGATTGGGACGAAATACTAGGAACAATTTGTGGGGATGATACATGTCTAATCATTTGTCGTACTGCAGAAGATGGCAAGAAAATTAGTGCTCGTTTTCTTGATATGCTTTAA
- a CDS encoding polyprenyl synthetase family protein, whose product MNKISLSAFSDKYKDILEKELKKNVEKLVAPNNLKDSMLYSLNAGGKRIRPLLLFATLQAYGKDPLKGLLAATAIEMIHTYSLIHDDLPSMDDDDLRRGLPTNHKVYGEATAILAGDALLTYSFQIMTNMNQQHIPADRILTTINLLAKAAGAEGMVGGQVADIEGENKALNQQELEHIHLHKTGKLLEVSIIIGAILAEATSSEIKKLQQFSYHLGLAFQIRDDILDLEGDEALIGKPIGSDMDNHKSTYPKILTMDGAKRELDQHIRQAKDQLIGLHLDSAILEEITDLIAYRNN is encoded by the coding sequence TTGAATAAAATTTCTTTGTCAGCATTTTCAGATAAATATAAGGATATATTGGAAAAGGAATTAAAGAAAAATGTAGAAAAGCTTGTCGCTCCTAATAACTTAAAAGATTCCATGCTATATTCGCTAAATGCAGGGGGAAAAAGAATTCGTCCGCTTCTATTATTTGCAACATTGCAGGCGTATGGAAAAGATCCTTTAAAAGGGTTATTAGCTGCAACGGCAATTGAAATGATTCATACTTACTCTTTAATTCATGATGATTTGCCAAGCATGGATGATGATGATTTACGAAGAGGGCTGCCAACAAATCATAAAGTATATGGAGAGGCAACTGCGATACTTGCAGGAGATGCACTCCTTACATACAGCTTTCAAATAATGACAAATATGAATCAGCAACATATTCCTGCTGATAGAATACTTACTACCATTAACCTTTTAGCAAAGGCAGCAGGTGCAGAAGGAATGGTTGGTGGACAAGTAGCTGATATAGAAGGGGAAAACAAGGCTTTAAATCAGCAGGAACTGGAGCATATTCATTTGCATAAGACAGGAAAACTACTAGAAGTTAGTATTATAATTGGTGCAATACTAGCAGAAGCTACTAGCTCTGAAATAAAGAAGCTGCAACAATTCTCCTACCATTTAGGGTTAGCATTCCAAATTAGAGACGATATTCTAGATTTAGAGGGAGATGAGGCTCTTATTGGAAAACCAATCGGCAGTGACATGGACAACCACAAAAGTACTTATCCAAAAATATTAACAATGGATGGAGCAAAAAGAGAGTTAGATCAGCATATCAGACAAGCAAAAGACCAGCTTATTGGTTTACATTTAGATAGTGCAATTCTAGAAGAGATTACAGATTTGATTGCGTATAGAAATAATTAA
- a CDS encoding cold-shock protein, translating into MATGKVKWFNAEKGFGFIETAEGQDVFVHFSAIQTEGFKTLDEGQEVSFDIEEGQRGPQAANVQKN; encoded by the coding sequence ATGGCTACAGGTAAAGTAAAATGGTTTAACGCAGAAAAAGGATTTGGATTCATCGAAACTGCTGAAGGACAAGATGTATTCGTACATTTCAGCGCTATTCAAACTGAAGGTTTCAAAACATTAGATGAAGGTCAAGAAGTTTCATTTGACATAGAAGAAGGTCAACGCGGACCTCAAGCTGCTAACGTACAAAAAAACTAA